In Myxococcota bacterium, the sequence TCCTGACGCTCGAAGCGCACCCGCTTGCCGTCGACCAGGCGCTGGAGCGCTGCGCGGGACTCCTCGCCCCACGGCTGCCCGTGCTCGGGGCTGTCGATTCCGGCCAGGCGCAGCTCGATGCGCTGCCCGTGGCCGGCGCGCAGCGCGAGTGAGTCGCCGTCGTGCACGGTCGCGACCGCCAGCTCGCGCGCGGCCGGGGCGAGCAGCCCCAGCGCGAGCGCGCACACCGCGAGTGCGCGGATTGCAACGTTGGAGCCGGGTGAGTCCGCGTGCGGGACGGCACTCACTGAGCGAAGTCTCAGGGATTTCTCCGGGGCCGGCAGCGCGGCGGCGGCTAGTGTAGCGACGCGAGGGGACGGTGCGAGCAGCGGTGATCGCACTCCTGATGGGCCTCACTATGGCGGCGCGACTGCG encodes:
- a CDS encoding thermonuclease family protein — its product is MSAVPHADSPGSNVAIRALAVCALALGLLAPAARELAVATVHDGDSLALRAGHGQRIELRLAGIDSPEHGQPWGEESRAALQRLVDGKRVRFERQDTDRYGRTVARVFVGAVDVNEELVREGNAWVYRRYAKDARLDSLEREARAAKRGLWALPPQERIPPWKWRKSHPRH